In Drosophila teissieri strain GT53w chromosome 2R, Prin_Dtei_1.1, whole genome shotgun sequence, the following proteins share a genomic window:
- the LOC122614411 gene encoding LOW QUALITY PROTEIN: uncharacterized protein LOC122614411 (The sequence of the model RefSeq protein was modified relative to this genomic sequence to represent the inferred CDS: substituted 1 base at 1 genomic stop codon), with protein MNWFNNLCDESRLKFFPNLPTLKAKRKYGVDLMSADECYSFIKKNLKTRNVVEEELLWKVPVLLVCLGCIIVILCAFCFAFQCFITKIQSAKMPKHFDFDICEVGKSQNPPPNHKASQSDHPTKKGKTCCTCLKXNIYM; from the coding sequence ATGAATTGGTTCAATAATCTATGCGATGAAAGCCGCTTAAAGTTTTTCCCCAATCTTCCGACACTCAAAGCTAAGCGTAAGTACGGAGTGGATCTGATGAGTGCAGATGAGTGCTATAGTTTCATAAAGAAAAACCTGAAGACTAGAAACGTTGTAGAAGAAGAGTTGTTATGGAAAGTCCCCGTACTTCTCGTGTGCCTTGGCTGCATAATAGTCATACTGTGTGCCTTTTGTTTCGCATTTCAGTGCTTCATAACGAAGATACAGTCCGCCAAGATGCCAAAGCACTTCGATTTTGACATATGTGAAGTTGGAAAATCACAGAATCCACCACCAAACCACAAGGCGAGTCAAAGTGATCACCCAACGAAGAAGGGAAAAACTTGCTGTACttgtttaaaatgaaatatatatatgtag